cagtggctgttctccggttttagtcagtgcaaatgttacttcttgcgttgttagtgcgtaaactggttgtgctgattctctgttggtttttatttcctggatctttgtagcaattccttcatatagcacatcgtactgatcaaatttgcatggtgagggtggttgtggttgccaataagtgtatccgtcttcagcgtctagacagtttccttcgctaaaggtacatactgttcctgatttcagtagaattttgttcgcctcgatccgtactggcacaactgctgattttaaacttatccttactgttgcttgtacgacgaccttttcccagctcccgtatgggtctacatagtgtgttccctggcagctgccgtcgtctgttagcttgccggctaagacaagcgaccttgtttctgttgcattatcttttaaggccaactataaggttttgtggtccgagtgaaaatgtgccgtcttggtgcatccttgcacattgttggtcggttgtttcatggaggtattcggcgaatccgttatgcactgccgacgtgtgaaagtgcatgccacagtaatatacaattcgagttatttgcaccttgcattgccttacgttggtaaattcaaattctgagagttgaagtagttgtatataaatatcttgggtttcagtcattgtaggctgtatgctgcagtccccgatggagtttagagagatagtggtaacgttgaggtggttgccattgcagtcatatcctaccaggccgtatgctattttgatgagggtaagtacgatgaccaggcgattcatcttcctattaacaatttattaaattgtttcttactctcgagtttattagaaataagaataatcttttattattattaatatatataaaaaaaatttatatttatatgttttttttttttttttgttaaaacttattatcggtgaaaataaataccatgaatgctacctgggttataattatatacgtatatgcatacgtattgctaagtaatatagatgagatttgttttatcgttataaatatataagtatatattatctataggaatagatattacaattatagcttgtctttgaatatatatatatatgtgcgtgtaatggtaaatatgacgacttattttacgagtcactcggattatcaatggaagtgagtgtcatagatatcgcccactttacaacatgcgtgcatatatatattggtaaacataagtgaaaattatatgcataattataaatgtcggttgtttacaggtggatagcatcagtatttggtcttgtgcgtagcatacaagtactttatagttctacggcgcggattgctattccttgaactaaaaagtttctttcaaggtgagttagattagtgtaaacgatcatgcattggaggcatgatatagcgggttgtaggtccgctaggtttatatcacacatacgacagtatgatattcgtgttcttgcagatactccgcatatgaaatgagtgggtgggtcgtcacataggtcctggtggtctggatctaagttatcgaaacagtcttgacaaagatgaccgttatctaaatggtagacagaacgtatcaaccgaacacagaggcaagactgaacatcctccgtcgcttccagatcgaatgcgggtacgggcccgtctgagtcctctatgttagggtcgatgaactcgccacctgttctggacatacatacgaaaacagttaatatatatattttataattttttataagttttgttcggacctatccctttgtacaaatactgtatgtggtataatatataatatgttatggttatgttagttgttgtttattatatatattttccttttctctctctttttttttctttttttttttattattttttttttgtgttcagtacctagcattgctattataatgctgtattacattgtattagctattatttgtgttggggtgcgtgcgacgaattttcaacatggtcgcttgcgtgtatcgtttgtttaatgtcaacagtagcgtgttgttgaaatagttaatttgttaatcattatagtttattttgtagtgtttctgtaatattgtttgtgtttcatggtattgtgtgtgtcaataccgtgtgctaccttaatgcgatagcatagattgtgttgttttcgaatttcgatagtcattgttttgattatacgtgactcgcatttatataaatcttgtttaatttagttaatgttttttttctttttttttgtgtctattgtgttaccagatattttgtgtaacgtaactttattcctttgcaccgagttcagtcatgttgttaatatttagttagtccatcttgattaatttctaacttattcctgtgtttattaacctttcttattttccctattaatttattattgcatgtacttgctatttgctattattttgtgtatgatatgagttagttcccttattagtgattaaaacctacttgttagattaacattgtctgtaattcttcagattctactcttccgatgctgcatcacttacctagatcattcccacaacatcacctgattcttcgatatgccttggatacttactatggttgtcttcaatcgtcttatatctgtggccataaaggtactgtttagtttatttagtttaatatgtgtataatgcattgtgtgtgcgaccgctattgtgtattacaaaatccacttctacatgttagatataataatataacaatactacgtagattaatacataataagatatccttttactttcaattaatctatcttaattattttctaaccactttctacacttatcagctattttatttcttcttgttaatctgcgacagtCATGCATGTACatttccttgtatggtgattaattgttcacgaggtaagttgcacttccactgttttagttattcgttgaactaacacgttttacattcaaacagtaatcggagcatttgtaataaacttctttttctttccaggtttccgccatctgtgttgttcgacgaacagtgccatgcttccatagtattgttataacatttagtactgttgtattttgcattaaggcagttgaagttaatttgttcatttatttttcagctggctgttgtacatggtgtttcgcaaaccgagatccataacctcttttgcacgtaaaccttctcgtatgatgattacttgttcacaaggtaactttcactttcactcttttaattatttattgaatcaacacgttctatattcaaacaataattagactacatataataatttttccttttctcttttaggtgttcgatatctgtattattcgacggacagcactacaacatacactaccgcactacgttgcccactgaaatcactttattcattgcttatttcggttatgcgctagttctagcttgtttaagtgcactgttcgcggaatcccttttacttcaatcttgacgttctggttctgcaagatttctagcaccttgtatggtccagtatattgatcggagaattttcctttactaggttcttttagtagatatatcgaatctcctgttttaaaatcttgagggttaattcgtcgatcgttagtcttagtttggattttatcaaattttctcttgccatccgttgtacagtgttaattttttcgaacagatcttcgaggtattctgcgcatgttggttccgtgttctcttcgattgttacttcaccaataggttctctggctagatgtccgaaactaatttgtgcggggagaatttcgttcctttccttcattttagtttttattttgcgccaagacacaggtttactgacattgatccaattatccaattgcttgctaatagcatttaagatacaaatttttgagagtgccgcagccatattaacccaaaaatattttgtatatagtatagtgtgataccatccatattttcctgggggaatcataagatcagcactacttactatgttacctacgtcaaatattagatgtagtaaccaataaagtatttttaatccaattataatccaatggctagcatatttattcaagtttttatatatatcttcgactggtgattccctgttttctcccttttgatttctttgagctcgttgaacttgcgtttcttcagcttgaaaatgtttagaatccttttccttagttacccttttttcttcttcatttattttattcgcagcacctttatttttctctaccttttcaggatgaatagttttactggaagtgcttattataattaaattattatttatttgtatggaacgtttaggaatatttttggtagatttggaattattctttgaatttttattacaaacctttttgcttatagattctgttttggatttagggatagctatatttttattttctatagtgtgatcttccttgcaatttaatgatttggctttgagttcgataaagtttccttctgatggttttatagaagtttttgagtgagatgcactcgctatctcttttcctattatggttgaaacattcacgaaattcgtggagtcttgcttttgtatctttgccaagtcgaacgtggagaggcgatttgcacttcccagcgggtccaatatctctgtgatgttaggcagtggataagcattgcctgtcgtctcgtcgttcaatttcctagtttctgctttgtctgaaagttctttggcactaacattatttatcttgtttggtaactcagaaaatttctcactcatgatcctgtctatggcaccgtgcgtccttttattatttaacgtgacattatcccttatcacagcaacggaatggtgtttgcattgaaaagttgattggttgaaatgatcagcatctctcttttgatttagatctctatcgaggtatttatttatgcgtttttcttcccaagttattgctcttgtttctttcctgacattttcttctattcccgggttgtttagatgtttctgcgacggcggtacaaatctccagtcctggcggttgtttacagtatagatactattgtatggtggatgagcgttgttttggttataattatccgaaggtgtcggacgttggtatcgaattctattgttcacttgttttaattctcgtgttgctttcacggcttagcggtacgcatcgtccaaggattggtatcctgctatctttactcgtaaatacacctcgtttgggagccccttaacgaaagcttccctcgtgtctcgatctatcctatcttgaaatacggtgccgtactcgtacctttccccgttcattatcgccagcctgagatctttgacgcgttctatgtagtccaaaatatcttctcccggtcgttgaaatattgtagctaattcccctttatattcgttaaccgtttttcccggaccgaacatatcttttaatttattcccgaaatcgtttaaacttattacttctgtgtcttctacggcgagaaacgcgtgtccgcgaagcttattcgttaataattttactaactgagattcttgatgcctaggaaccatgtttcgtgcacgctcgcatgctcttaaaaatcgaaataccgagggtcgatgtccgtcgaacactggtactgtctctattgcatcttttaacttaattgattggggattaacttctatcggtattgtcgcttgggaaattatcggcgatgatacgggtgtcttgatttccttttttattttcagtgaacgcacatcgtcttgtaatttattcattgttgtactcatgtcgcgaaaattcgcatcccatgctttaagtttttccgataacatcaagatcatgcctttgtccaacgattctaatttagtcgacattatttcttaggtatatattttatcgataatcgtgacaactttaatcccttgtggagcgaatcgaaccgtttaaaccaactttaatcctccgtggagcgtatcccactgctgccaccaaaaatttattactttactctgttacgtatctatttgtttaaatcgatcaaatttaaagttaaattttactgaaaattttttttttatagtttgagttttgaatttaatcggaagggaaataaattgaaatgatattattgtgtatttaatactgatttagatttctaattaatacggtagttgctgccaccagaaatagtctaaggactatttcaaaatattttatttttattattttcttttacgcttaatgggtagcgttaactgacgcttaatgcaactggtaaacgaattccacttttcggctaacctgctatgcgcagggatactagcacgggagaggattaaagctgggtacaataaatatttttcctcgttgaacggatttttatttgaatgtaaaatggcttaggttattatatatatattttattagctagataatatatattttagcgttgctggattggataggaatgtgagatttttcgttgttttatataaatttatttttacgtttgacttcttcttctcttttaatttcgctgtagtagtttgccgttaggaccgaaactcaattcatttactacgatggattctgtcaccacgattttcttgccttttgagtttaataatcggggatgattctaacgatcctctctgtgtgggactcgtgtgatttcgcaagccttgcccaaagacgggtaatattttaccaacagtgggaggaggaatgcggagatcgatgggtgttttcgataagcgaaaacaccgtttgcacaagccaacacagcgaacgatcctttggttaaattctcgaagggaaattgttctgttatatctctcttacaatcgcatgcaatgatggcaagaatatcagttaatagcaacgccggtattgttcttaattttcgattgaccccgacgatgtatttaatagtcctttctgtgcgggacttatgtgatttcgcaagccttgcccaaagacgggtaatattttaccaacaatgggaggaggaatgcgaagatcagtggatgtttcagtagttgaaaacaccgttcgcacaagccgacacagcggacaactcttttgttaaaagtttaaacaatgattctatcttcaaaaccgttcacgaaaataaaacgaaatcgatgataggaagttctaattcaattctcgagggcaacgagattaccagggaagaaggaaattttcaaaattaattttcttaccttgaggagtaggtgctgtctggtgccattgcctcagccgctccggtggtcgtcgaagttttgttgagtttattatttgaactcgaatatagtttactatcaactcttactttatttatctattttaatacagactgagcaattcacttagctggattaataccgcaattacaatgcgcgtttgtgtttaaacgatgaaatgaggacttcaaagataaaattttctttttacttagtcgcgactctcttttcttgaccgaaaaaattaagaccccgaaacgcaaaatactatacaaaatttctaaacgcagtgacgagcgcaatagcgaacgtagtaataaattaataatgggccgtaataacaaacgatcacaagaattatgaacaaactaatgagcgaagaataatgagccgtaaggaatgaacactataaaaaatgaacgaacgcaaattataagaagaatggacactataataatgaacaaagaataatgaaccgtaataagaatgttcaccagaataataatgagcgctgcgctatgttgctacgcttatttataatgccatcccccacggggtggtggtccactgggggtacgcttccgtgggaatcgggatgttgcagtttgggcttcttggaatcgtacgtgacaaaatgcaaattccatatttcgacttagtttttatcagtcctgtgttccgctgagctagcgtctaggagatttgaagcattccacgctgatctaatcctttccacgagaaacttccacgtgctgtaccgtgggaattaccggtgttcttcggcccgtggaagggctgatggctgcagcatcattatcatttcaatgtttactgggtaaacacgcgcagctccgctgctctcccataacaaggacctcctccttcgagttgttttgcgtaagtttggatgtttgcatattaaggttgtttttgtgattttgattgttttttccttttttgctatttccctaggcttcggtgatcgacgttcgaacaatgtttgcggagtcgtttccatcagaggttcctttccagacttccctggtacgtatttagtcttgtttttagtccgcttgattcgtcctgtttcgttttatttaaaatataccgtgttgttctcagcccaagcgaaagagggattccgaagaacccatgggcgactcgggaggaccaatcaaacgcatgcggccctgtaataaaccacgagtatcagagtggttggaggaactattcaacattggtgccgaggccgtgtcgaaattgggctttgacgatttggttactttcgacgagaatttcttcgatgcagagaccgtcgtattggagagggaaccccctctggttgaaatcgttgataccgatcgttgcgtgaaagttcgttttgcgaatgaaattcccgaagaggttttggaggcacatcttcctcaccatgcttctgggagaaagggaatttcccctgttgtgcgctattggtgtatgcgtgagttcagcgaactttatcccagagctccttgcttcgattttgatttagtgtagctgcttcaatt
The Bombus vancouverensis nearcticus chromosome 6, iyBomVanc1_principal, whole genome shotgun sequence DNA segment above includes these coding regions:
- the LOC143302778 gene encoding uncharacterized protein LOC143302778, whose protein sequence is MLHHLPRSFPQHHLILRYALDTYYGCLQSSYICGHKGFRHLCCSTNSAMLPYWLLYMVFRKPRSITSFARKPSRMMITCSQGVRYLYYSTDSTTTYTTALRCPLKSLYSLLISVMR
- the LOC143302774 gene encoding uncharacterized protein LOC143302774, which encodes MAAASLSFQCLLGKHAQLRCSPITRTSSFELFCASVIDVRTMFAESFPSEVPFQTSLPKRKRDSEEPMGDSGGPIKRMRPCNKPRVSEWLEELFNIGAEAVSKLGFDDLVTFDENFFDAETVVLEREPPLVEIVDTDRCVKVRFANEIPEEVLEAHLPHHASGRKGISPVVRYWCMREFSELYPRAPCFDFDLV